The Flavipsychrobacter sp. genome contains the following window.
TCAGTAACATGGATATTGGCTCAGTACTGGATTCCATTAGGGGCAGAAAGGTCATTATTAGTCAATTATATCTTCGTTGCAGGCATTGTCTTTCTAATACTGTTGTTCTTCTACCTACTGGAAAGATATTATGAGCGTATTCTGAATTGGTGTCTTGCGAATAAGCGAAAGTTCCTGATGATACCTGCTGTGCTCATGTTCTTTGCCCTGAATATATGGGTAGGTTTTAATACCATGTTTGGTTTTGTGGCTAAAGGATTCGATGCTGTTAATGTAAATATCAGAGCAACAAAAGTATGGTCAGGGTTATCTCATGCATTTCCAGGAATAGGTAAGGAGTTTATGCCGTCGTTGGATGAAGGTAGTTTCTTGTTAATGCCAACATCCATGCCTCATGCGGGTATTGAGCAGAACAAGCAGGTAGTACAACAATTGGATATGCTGGTAGCTAATATTCCTGAAGTAGACCAAATTGTAGGTAAGATGGGGAGGGCAGAGTCAGCTTTAGATCCTGCACCCATATCCATGTATGAGAATATCATTAACTACAAACCTGAATATATGATCAATGCCAGAGGTCATCGTGTACGGTATCAGACAGATGATGCTGGTAGGTTTGTATTAGTTAACGGAGATACTTTAAGTAACGAAGATGCTATTAAAAAAGGTGTAAAACAATCCATGTTGATTGAAAATGAAAATGGTCAATATTTTAGGAATTGGCGTAGCCATATACATTCACCTGACGATATATGGAATGAGATAACACAGGTTAGTCATATTCCCGGTATGACAACAGCTCCCAAACTACAGCCTATTGAAACTAGGCTAGTAATGTTACAAACAGGTATGCGTGCTCCTATGGGCATTAAGGTATACGGTCCTGATTTAAACACTATTGAAGACTTCGGATTGAAGTTAGAAGCGATTCTAAAACAGGTGCCGTCGGTAAAGAAAGAAGCTGTTTTTGCAGACCGAATTGTGGGCAAACCTTATATGCATTTGGATATTGATAGAAATGCAATAGCTCGTTACGGATTAAGTGTAGAAGAGGTGCAACGCTCTATTGAAACTGCCATTGGCGGTATGCAAATTACCTCAACAGTCGAAGGGAGAGAAAGGTATCCGATTCGCGTGCGTTACCCACGTGAGTTGAGAGATGACCCTGAAAGTTTATCGCAGATATTGATACCTACTCCAACAGGAGTGCAGATACCTTTAGGTGACCTTGTGGAAATTGAATATGTAAGAGGTCCGCAGGTCATCAAGAGTGAAGAAACTTTTCTTACAGGTTATGTGTTGTTCGATAAAAAAGACGGTCAAGCAGAAGTAAATGTTGTAGAAGATGCGCAGCGAATGATACAGCAAAAGATTGATGAAGGAGCGCTGGTAGTACCTGCAGGAGTGAATTATAAGTTCTCTGGTAGTTATGAGAATCAGATTCGTGCTGAAAAAAGACTATCTGTTATCGTGCCACTGGTGTTGCTGATCATATTCTTGATATTGTATTTCCAGTTTCGCTCTATAAGTATATCGCTAATGATATTTACAGGTATAGCTATGGCGTTTAGCGGAGCCTTTCTGATGTTGTGGTTATATGGTCAAAGCTGGTTTGTTGATTTCTCCATCTTCGGTACTAATATGCGAGAACTTTTCCAGATGCGCACGGTGAACTTGAGTGTTGCGGTATGGGTAGGTTTTATAGCACTTTTTGGCATCGCTACAGATGACGGTGTGCTGATGGGTACTTATCTCGACCAAAGTTTCAAGAATAATACAACCAAGACCGTAGCAGAAATAAGAGCAGCCGTTACAAAAGCAGGGTTGAGAAGAATAAAACCTGCGATTATGACTACTGCAACAACTATCATTGCTTTGCTGCCTGTACTTACATCTACAGGGCGTGGTGCTGACATCATGGTGCCCATGGCGATACCTGCTTTTGGCGGTATGA
Protein-coding sequences here:
- a CDS encoding efflux RND transporter permease subunit, which produces MLNRVIHYFLHNKLVTVLVLVLFIAWGIVTAPFGWEVGVLPSDPVPVDAIPDIGENQQIVFTKWSGRSPQDIEDQITYPLTTSLLGIPGVKSIRSSSMFGFSSIYIIFDQDIEFYWSRSRILEKLNSLPSGLLPDGVQPSLGPDATALGQVYWYTLEGRDKDGNPTGGWDLHELRTVQDFYVKYALNGAQGVSEVASIGGYVQEYQVDVNPDALKAYNIPLHKVMLAVKNANKDVGAKTIEINRAEYLVRGLGYIKSIEDLELAVVDVHDNVPIRIKDVGIVTLGPATRRGLLDKEGAEVVGGVVVTRYGANPLEVINNVKDKIQEIAPGLPKKTLADGRESQLTIVPFYDRTQLIYETLGTLEEALSLELLITILVVVIMVLNLRASIIISSLLPLAVLMVFIAMRYFGVDANIVALSGIAIAIGTMVDLGIVLSENVIKHIKESPTGQKLIDTVYNASAEVSSAIVTAVTTTIVSFIPVFTMQGAEGKLFRPLAFTKTFALLSSLVVALLILPTIAHWLFGIKLDKGKRSNALNVILIVVGLLSLIFVNVWAGLTLMAFGVGWFVTEYSNKDNFFTRNLPVIITVVSVTWILAQYWIPLGAERSLLVNYIFVAGIVFLILLFFYLLERYYERILNWCLANKRKFLMIPAVLMFFALNIWVGFNTMFGFVAKGFDAVNVNIRATKVWSGLSHAFPGIGKEFMPSLDEGSFLLMPTSMPHAGIEQNKQVVQQLDMLVANIPEVDQIVGKMGRAESALDPAPISMYENIINYKPEYMINARGHRVRYQTDDAGRFVLVNGDTLSNEDAIKKGVKQSMLIENENGQYFRNWRSHIHSPDDIWNEITQVSHIPGMTTAPKLQPIETRLVMLQTGMRAPMGIKVYGPDLNTIEDFGLKLEAILKQVPSVKKEAVFADRIVGKPYMHLDIDRNAIARYGLSVEEVQRSIETAIGGMQITSTVEGRERYPIRVRYPRELRDDPESLSQILIPTPTGVQIPLGDLVEIEYVRGPQVIKSEETFLTGYVLFDKKDGQAEVNVVEDAQRMIQQKIDEGALVVPAGVNYKFSGSYENQIRAEKRLSVIVPLVLLIIFLILYFQFRSISISLMIFTGIAMAFSGAFLMLWLYGQSWFVDFSIFGTNMRELFQMRTVNLSVAVWVGFIALFGIATDDGVLMGTYLDQSFKNNTTKTVAEIRAAVTKAGLRRIKPAIMTTATTIIALLPVLTSTGRGADIMVPMAIPAFGGMIIACVSYFIVPVLYSYREERKLKKKS